The Tenacibaculum jejuense genome includes a window with the following:
- a CDS encoding SH3 domain-containing protein: MREKFSLIILFISLVAVSQSKYLVTAKSGLSVRNKPSINASRIGRLDFNEKITITETTDFSFTTEKIKGYWVKIKNPKLEGYVFNGFLKPLSPNKITYKIHRKDGDIHEELRAKIDGKEMSITKGCFSILEVQDYNNDGLEDVLLEHDACGGNCCGASISIYAFNGKEFVATKQVGYDFTGIGLHYDKNTVRQFAISNNHIGHGNTDLCEDERNTYVFDNFEFKLIHTEKDRKLKAIKEIKSEDFLPDEFGRESRETEVLSIAYDLDNNGTPDQITSGYWSRWGILHEVDIILNGKVLKNQKIGSPKRVGILKTKTNNVHDLVIECDKIFVWNGKKYVYDKKKSKTK, translated from the coding sequence ATGAGAGAGAAATTTTCCTTAATAATATTATTCATATCGTTAGTTGCTGTTAGCCAAAGCAAATATCTCGTAACAGCTAAAAGTGGTTTGTCTGTGAGAAATAAGCCTAGCATAAATGCGAGTAGAATAGGAAGATTAGATTTTAATGAAAAAATAACAATTACAGAAACGACAGATTTTTCATTTACTACAGAAAAAATAAAAGGATATTGGGTTAAGATTAAAAATCCAAAATTAGAAGGATATGTATTTAATGGTTTTTTAAAACCGCTTAGCCCAAACAAAATCACCTATAAAATCCATAGAAAAGATGGAGATATTCATGAAGAATTAAGAGCAAAAATCGATGGAAAAGAAATGAGCATAACAAAAGGTTGTTTCTCTATTTTAGAAGTACAAGATTATAATAATGATGGATTAGAAGATGTGCTTTTAGAACATGATGCTTGTGGAGGCAATTGTTGTGGTGCTTCTATTTCAATTTATGCTTTTAACGGAAAAGAATTTGTTGCTACTAAACAAGTAGGCTATGATTTTACAGGAATAGGATTGCATTACGATAAAAATACAGTTCGACAATTTGCGATTAGCAATAACCACATCGGTCATGGAAATACAGATTTATGTGAAGATGAAAGGAATACGTACGTTTTTGATAATTTCGAATTTAAATTGATTCACACAGAAAAAGATCGCAAGCTGAAAGCTATAAAGGAGATTAAATCTGAAGACTTTTTACCAGATGAATTCGGAAGAGAAAGTCGAGAAACTGAAGTGTTATCCATAGCATATGATTTAGATAATAATGGAACACCAGATCAAATAACTTCAGGATATTGGAGTAGATGGGGAATTTTACACGAAGTTGATATCATTTTGAATGGTAAAGTATTAAAAAATCAAAAAATCGGTTCGCCAAAACGAGTGGGTATTCTAAAGACTAAAACTAATAATGTTCACGATTTGGTAATCGAGTGTGATAAAATATTTGTTTGGAATGGAAAGAAGTACGTGTATGATAAAAAGAAATCAAAGACCAAGTAA
- a CDS encoding SH3 domain-containing protein, translating into MITIKSLYKKNKDSISLYTIGFIVLIFLIGCKSKEDSKTKDELYKSWEGIYTFCSYNKKDDKIYSARYTFIIDSLNTVVINNKQKEYQGEITQLGEKEITLNFFDKDSEEEYRISKNDSTFFVKGTIPKNDSLEIVANRYSKYEDYYKLRLSLAQISRIYKTEYTEGNARVNSKNGLVLRNKPTLQSEKLITIPYNTPLTIIADTDSFEYLTLGKNNKVVGRWIHVYFKDSEGVFRQGYVFDYFITYDYNIYNLPIDRSSEDPERAQIDIYNAKQFFENLGDMRTLNIKAKKIDLHRYLKNRLALEYDYDEIDFTIDFLDSQRNYGYFNNSVAKIEMFLQGYYDLEIRSDDRSELVVPPLHFFGCHGVLFNNVKFKTKYTQADYHKESGESFAFNINRTQSLFFSNVEFNNQQFKISYLSTMPLTFDYCRFKNYTKNCIVSRNEFKGEEYFPSVNIDNSYFWNNKLETFFELREEKNSIRNSFIGYSHFKNLNTNPKTNYDKSFFNLEDTYFTSNSDKFISSRK; encoded by the coding sequence ATGATTACCATTAAGAGTTTATATAAAAAAAATAAAGATTCTATTAGTTTATATACTATTGGTTTTATAGTACTAATTTTTCTGATAGGATGTAAAAGTAAGGAGGATTCTAAAACCAAAGATGAATTATATAAATCTTGGGAAGGAATCTATACTTTTTGTAGTTATAATAAAAAAGATGATAAAATTTATAGCGCTCGATATACATTTATTATTGACTCTCTGAATACAGTCGTAATTAATAACAAGCAAAAAGAATATCAAGGGGAAATCACTCAGCTTGGAGAAAAAGAAATTACCTTAAATTTCTTTGATAAAGACAGTGAAGAAGAGTACAGAATATCTAAAAACGATAGCACTTTTTTTGTAAAAGGAACTATACCTAAAAATGATTCTCTCGAAATAGTTGCTAACAGATATAGCAAGTACGAAGATTATTATAAATTAAGATTATCGCTAGCACAAATTTCTAGAATATATAAAACAGAATACACAGAAGGAAATGCTAGAGTAAATTCAAAAAACGGATTAGTATTAAGAAATAAGCCAACATTACAATCGGAAAAGTTAATTACAATACCTTATAATACTCCACTAACTATTATTGCCGATACTGATAGTTTTGAGTATTTAACATTAGGTAAAAATAATAAAGTAGTAGGAAGGTGGATACATGTGTATTTTAAAGATAGTGAAGGAGTTTTTCGTCAAGGATATGTTTTCGACTATTTTATTACTTATGATTATAATATTTACAATTTACCTATTGATAGATCTTCGGAAGATCCTGAAAGAGCTCAAATAGATATTTATAATGCAAAGCAATTTTTTGAAAACCTTGGTGACATGAGAACGCTAAATATCAAAGCGAAAAAGATTGATTTGCACAGATATTTAAAAAACAGGCTAGCATTAGAATATGACTATGATGAAATAGATTTTACAATCGATTTTTTAGATAGCCAACGTAATTATGGATATTTCAATAATTCTGTTGCGAAAATAGAAATGTTTCTACAAGGGTATTATGATTTAGAAATTAGGAGTGATGATAGATCAGAATTAGTGGTTCCTCCATTACATTTTTTTGGATGTCATGGAGTATTATTCAATAATGTAAAGTTTAAAACTAAATATACACAAGCAGATTACCATAAAGAGTCTGGTGAATCTTTTGCGTTTAATATTAATAGAACACAAAGTTTATTCTTTAGTAATGTAGAATTTAATAATCAGCAGTTTAAAATTAGTTATTTAAGTACAATGCCTTTAACGTTTGATTATTGTAGGTTTAAAAATTACACTAAAAATTGTATTGTAAGTAGAAATGAGTTTAAAGGAGAAGAGTATTTTCCTAGTGTAAATATTGATAATTCTTACTTCTGGAATAATAAGTTAGAAACTTTTTTTGAGTTAAGAGAAGAAAAAAATTCAATACGCAATTCTTTTATTGGATATAGTCATTTTAAAAATTTGAATACAAATCCGAAAACGAATTACGACAAATCTTTTTTCAATTTAGAAGATACCTACTTTACTAGTAATTCAGATAAATTCATATCGAGTAGAAAATAA
- a CDS encoding short-chain dehydrogenase, translating into MKKVMFLSIMISLFVCCSTQEKTDQELLKLDKKQLEKSLDSYKIFPYKFGKIAIRSAVTRDTISSEYQSFKTSLDKVSKRLMRHDLSNPDELSLLDYLSIYRDYKKMENFIMKTDEDMFPTVVDALRVTYGDSIQKQQPYFLGKQKELVQNLEHSVLSAIVILSKDLGKEVSLYECSKTNPEILPDSELKALLSYFRGFLFFEKKLYYLSEDEISRNITWLDKNQNVDLHYTRAMFQWGNLNNQQTHLGFHALNHLFRGFDRLMMKREIDEKRALEDFEAFLNDANKIGLNNEITWSIETFLYLKTENKEKAVASLTKLQSSSLLSTKEKEKIEESINYIKNRESGKLLNGVYDKFFLSKIATKYMFSVLSQVEWEKLLKENNVPHTEEMFVVVNNLKEFIDKLSTYTSADGIKKAGKDLKDKGKNLLDKAKSLME; encoded by the coding sequence ATGAAAAAAGTAATGTTTTTATCTATAATGATTTCATTATTTGTGTGCTGTTCAACTCAAGAGAAAACAGATCAGGAATTATTAAAACTAGATAAAAAACAGTTAGAGAAAAGTCTAGATTCATACAAGATATTCCCATACAAATTTGGGAAAATAGCAATACGATCGGCAGTTACAAGAGATACAATTTCTTCAGAATATCAATCTTTTAAAACCTCTTTAGATAAAGTGTCGAAACGATTAATGCGACATGATTTATCAAACCCTGATGAATTATCATTATTAGATTATTTAAGTATATATCGGGATTATAAAAAAATGGAAAATTTCATTATGAAAACAGATGAAGACATGTTTCCAACTGTTGTAGATGCTTTACGAGTTACTTATGGAGATTCTATTCAAAAACAACAACCCTATTTTTTAGGTAAACAAAAGGAATTAGTTCAAAATTTAGAGCATTCTGTTTTAAGTGCAATTGTAATTCTGAGTAAAGATTTAGGTAAAGAAGTATCATTATATGAATGTTCTAAAACAAATCCAGAAATTTTACCAGATTCAGAATTAAAAGCATTACTAAGTTACTTTAGAGGCTTTTTATTTTTTGAAAAGAAACTCTATTATCTTTCTGAAGATGAGATTTCAAGGAATATAACTTGGTTAGATAAAAATCAAAATGTCGATTTACACTATACACGAGCAATGTTTCAATGGGGAAACTTAAATAATCAACAAACTCATTTAGGTTTTCATGCGTTGAATCATTTATTTAGAGGTTTTGACAGATTAATGATGAAACGAGAGATCGATGAAAAACGTGCCTTAGAAGATTTTGAAGCTTTCTTAAATGATGCAAATAAAATCGGACTTAACAACGAAATTACATGGTCTATAGAAACATTTTTATACTTAAAAACTGAAAACAAAGAGAAAGCTGTAGCTTCATTAACCAAATTACAATCTAGTTCTTTACTGTCGACAAAAGAGAAAGAAAAAATTGAAGAATCGATTAATTATATTAAAAATAGAGAATCAGGTAAATTACTTAATGGTGTTTATGATAAATTTTTCTTAAGTAAAATAGCAACCAAATACATGTTCTCTGTTTTATCTCAGGTTGAATGGGAAAAATTACTTAAAGAAAACAACGTGCCTCATACAGAAGAGATGTTTGTTGTTGTAAATAATTTGAAAGAATTCATAGATAAATTAAGTACTTACACATCTGCAGACGGAATTAAAAAAGCAGGAAAAGATTTAAAAGATAAAGGAAAAAACCTTTTAGATAAAGCAAAAAGTTTAATGGAGTAA
- a CDS encoding GEVED domain-containing protein encodes MKKQLLIVFFLLSIVAISQENKPFYRGKISSVEYVSPIISRTADLVPFVDVPKEAKDKRSMGNVIIPGQDPQQQDDFFKRNRHPMEQSRKMANAGLVFDTYSSSSQPTDPSLAVGPNHVMVVFNTGFMIYDKQGNELLGETAPNPAIFPSGGCCDLTVSYDNAADRWVLSFLGGGAQIAVSDGPNPLTAGWYIYNINQINDYQKLSIWSDGYYLTDNTSSSNRVWALERDAMLQGDTNAGILGFNLPNIRTSGFYSPQVLNVTDNNLPATGGATVVYMQDNAWAGVSTDHVKVWTIDVDWNNTSASTVSNPQEITVTPFIGVFDGGSFANLPQPNGGATIDALQATIMNQAQFRKFPTHNSAVFNFVVDTDASSGKLAGVRWMEFRQTGDNQPWSLYQEGTYNAPDGRHAWNASLAMDASGNIGMGYTSLSGPTTTTTTRVSSYFTGRSNGDPLGTMTAAEGLIANGNQNIPGTRYGDYSKIDVDPSNNSTFWYITEYMNNGRKGVIGTFEMQPAGPPDTEAPTNPSNLTASNITSSGATLNWTAATDNVAVVRYLISIDGNQVGTSSNTTFDVTGLSPNTQYTAAIVAQDAAGNNSGSVDVVFTTVNGPLPYCDSAGNNVSDEFISNVTLNTINNNSGAQGYSDFSSISTNLSEGQSYTITITPTWTGTVYNEGYAVWIDYNNNGDFDDSGELVWSKSPSSDATNSGSFTIPNGTAQTSVRMRVSMKYNAIPTSCETFTYGEVEDYTVNLEAGSDGGGSSGVIAGFSFETGLEGWSDPGSDCARVNTSARSYDGNFSVRLRDDTSTSNTVSPELDLSGNNEVTFEFFAFINSFESGENFLVEFFNGTSYQVIGQYTVGVDYNNEEFFTDIITLDAANFNFTTANRFRLRCDASGNADRVYFDQITISGDNVRTPFVPDTKSESTPREELLDFTNNSLKNIKLYPNPAVNSLNIEILNGSFSQVTIYSITGQVVYASDKVVNEKTTIDTSQFTTGSYFVKFVSDGKAVTKRFLKK; translated from the coding sequence ATGAAAAAACAATTACTCATTGTCTTTTTCTTATTGTCTATTGTGGCAATATCTCAAGAAAACAAACCTTTTTATCGCGGAAAAATTTCTTCAGTAGAGTATGTATCTCCAATCATATCTAGAACTGCAGATTTAGTTCCTTTTGTTGATGTTCCTAAAGAAGCTAAAGACAAAAGATCTATGGGAAATGTTATTATTCCTGGACAAGATCCTCAACAACAAGACGACTTTTTTAAAAGAAACAGACACCCTATGGAACAAAGTAGAAAAATGGCAAATGCTGGATTAGTATTTGACACCTATTCTTCTAGTTCACAACCTACCGATCCTTCTTTAGCAGTTGGTCCTAATCATGTTATGGTAGTATTTAATACTGGATTTATGATTTATGATAAGCAAGGAAACGAATTGTTGGGTGAAACTGCTCCTAATCCTGCAATTTTCCCATCTGGTGGATGTTGTGATTTGACTGTATCTTACGATAATGCTGCCGATAGATGGGTATTATCATTTTTAGGTGGTGGTGCTCAAATTGCAGTTTCTGATGGGCCTAACCCTTTAACTGCTGGATGGTATATTTATAATATCAATCAAATTAATGATTATCAAAAATTGTCTATTTGGAGTGATGGTTATTACTTAACAGATAACACCAGTAGCTCTAATAGAGTTTGGGCTTTAGAAAGAGATGCAATGTTACAAGGAGATACTAATGCTGGTATCTTAGGATTTAATCTACCAAATATTAGAACTAGTGGTTTTTACAGTCCGCAAGTATTGAATGTAACCGACAATAACTTACCTGCAACTGGTGGTGCAACTGTTGTTTATATGCAAGATAATGCCTGGGCTGGAGTTTCTACAGACCACGTAAAAGTTTGGACTATAGATGTTGACTGGAATAACACTTCTGCTTCAACAGTTTCTAACCCACAAGAAATTACTGTAACTCCATTTATTGGTGTTTTTGATGGTGGTAGCTTTGCTAATCTACCTCAACCAAACGGTGGAGCAACTATTGATGCTTTACAAGCGACAATTATGAATCAAGCTCAGTTTAGAAAGTTTCCAACTCATAATTCTGCTGTATTTAATTTTGTTGTAGACACTGATGCTTCTTCAGGAAAATTAGCTGGTGTGCGTTGGATGGAATTTCGTCAGACTGGTGATAATCAACCTTGGTCTTTGTATCAAGAAGGAACATATAATGCTCCTGATGGAAGACATGCTTGGAATGCTAGTTTAGCCATGGATGCAAGTGGAAATATTGGTATGGGATATACTTCTTTATCTGGACCAACAACGACAACTACAACGAGAGTAAGTTCTTATTTTACAGGTAGATCAAATGGAGATCCTTTAGGTACAATGACAGCTGCGGAAGGATTAATTGCAAATGGTAATCAAAATATTCCAGGTACACGTTATGGTGATTATAGTAAAATTGATGTAGATCCATCAAATAATAGCACATTCTGGTATATTACAGAGTATATGAATAATGGTAGAAAAGGTGTTATCGGTACTTTTGAAATGCAACCTGCTGGACCACCAGATACTGAAGCTCCAACAAATCCTTCAAACTTAACAGCTTCTAATATTACTTCCAGTGGCGCTACATTAAATTGGACTGCTGCTACAGATAATGTGGCCGTAGTGAGATACTTAATTTCTATAGATGGGAATCAAGTTGGAACTTCATCAAATACGACTTTTGATGTTACTGGATTATCACCTAATACTCAATATACAGCTGCTATTGTTGCACAAGATGCTGCCGGAAATAATTCGGGAAGTGTAGATGTTGTATTTACTACTGTTAATGGTCCGTTACCATATTGTGATTCAGCAGGAAATAATGTAAGTGATGAATTTATAAGTAACGTTACTTTAAATACGATTAACAATAATTCTGGAGCACAAGGATATTCTGATTTTTCTAGTATTTCTACTAATTTAAGTGAAGGACAAAGCTATACCATAACTATTACTCCTACTTGGACAGGAACTGTTTATAATGAAGGTTATGCAGTTTGGATTGATTATAACAATAATGGAGATTTTGATGATTCTGGTGAACTAGTATGGTCTAAATCACCTTCTTCTGATGCTACTAATTCTGGTTCTTTTACCATTCCTAATGGAACTGCTCAAACTTCTGTTAGAATGAGAGTTTCTATGAAATATAATGCTATTCCTACTTCTTGTGAAACTTTTACCTACGGTGAAGTTGAGGATTATACTGTAAACTTAGAAGCTGGAAGCGACGGAGGAGGATCATCTGGTGTTATTGCTGGATTTAGTTTTGAAACTGGACTAGAAGGTTGGAGTGATCCAGGAAGTGATTGTGCTCGTGTAAATACTTCTGCAAGATCTTACGATGGAAATTTCTCTGTTCGTTTAAGAGACGATACTTCTACTTCAAATACTGTTTCTCCTGAATTAGATCTTTCTGGAAATAACGAAGTAACTTTTGAGTTTTTTGCTTTCATTAATAGTTTTGAATCTGGTGAAAACTTCTTGGTTGAATTCTTCAACGGTACTTCTTATCAAGTAATTGGTCAGTATACTGTAGGTGTAGATTACAACAATGAAGAATTCTTCACTGACATTATCACTTTAGATGCTGCTAATTTTAACTTTACTACTGCAAACAGATTCCGTTTACGTTGTGATGCAAGTGGAAATGCTGATAGAGTTTATTTTGATCAAATCACTATTAGTGGAGATAATGTAAGAACTCCTTTTGTACCAGATACGAAAAGTGAAAGTACTCCTCGCGAAGAATTATTAGACTTTACAAATAACTCTCTGAAGAATATAAAACTTTATCCGAATCCAGCTGTAAATAGTTTAAATATTGAAATTTTAAACGGTAGTTTTAGTCAGGTTACGATTTATTCTATTACTGGACAAGTTGTTTATGCTTCAGATAAAGTAGTAAATGAAAAAACAACTATAGATACTTCTCAATTCACAACTGGTTCTTATTTCGTGAAGTTTGTTTCAGATGGTAAAGCTGTTACAAAACGCTTCCTTAAAAAATAA